The DNA region AGCGATAAGTATGTCTATTATTCACAATGCTGAGCAATACAAGGAATGTACGATCAAACGTTCCAAAGTTTTTTTATAAGTGATGTTACTGGTCAGGTAGTTTAAATGATTGGAGTCACATAATTTTAATAACATGCATCAGACTAAAATTTAAACTCATTACGCAATGTATTCTTTCTAAAAGTATGTGCTTTACTTAATTATATAATGGAAGATTTTGTTACCCAGCCGGCTAATAAGTTAGAAACTAGATTCTTCTTGATGCTTCATCATCTGACATCCCTTTGATGAAAATTCTATTCTACTTTAATTCAACCTTGATCCTATTATCAACGCTGGATAGAGTATTGTCTCTTTTCTTTGTTGCTTTCGTTAATAGTCATGAATATATAAAAGAAACTGATTAGAGTTAGAATGATGTTGTTCTCTAAGGCTATCAATAAGTGAGCAGTCAAATTTGTTTCGTACACTAATGTAATTATTTTCAGTATTCATGTTGTTTCTTTCTTCAAGTTTTATAATATTACCAGTAAAGACTATTTGTTTCATCATTGTACAAAAAGATAAGTCTACAAGTTtacatatatattttttttagtGAGGAAATACAAGAACTTATATCATGTTCATGCATTTATTGAATGTTAATTTTTAGCCACACAATTATAAGAAACATTTTGTTAAATACATTTGTTTGTGACCTATTTGGAAAGAGCAGATTGCACCCGTCCAATAGAAAAAAGGTGGACCATAAGTCCAACTAATATTAAGTTTATTCATATTTCTGAGATGATTTTGTTAAACCATCTTGCACAATCTTTGCTAAACAAAATACATTGCCATTATATTAGCCTGAAAAATATTAAGCTAGCTAGCCGCGCTATCAGCGCGGGGCACCCTTGCTAGTTCATTCTAAAATTCTGTTTCAAACTTGAAGCACAGCTGCGGTTGATTCGAGATACTTCTTCTTTTGTTAATAAACATTTAGCCCTTTTATTGAGCACCATTTGGTACGCGAGCAGTTTTCTGCTAGTTACATGTCttcttctcagaaaagacacaACTCAAGTGGAGAAGGGGAAAAAAGAATACAGGTGAATCATCAAAATAATACAGAGGTCTTGCACAGCCATTCACGCACAGAGTACATAGCGTACATACAGGTTGCAACCAAGCTATGCTAGCTACCGCGTCCGGTCCAAACCAATCAATCAATCTACAAGTCCACACAAGCTAGTGACGGATTCATGGCCCAAAACGACCGGTCAGGCGACCCTGCAGTTGGCCCTGATCTTGCCGCTGCTGCCGGTGAGCACGCCGACGGAGCCCATCTTCACCATGGCGGCGGCGAAGTCGCTCTGGAACGTGGCCGCGTCGTTGGCGTAGGTGACGACCTGCACGGCGGTGTTCCTGTCGCTGAGCAGCGCCTGGTCCGAGGAGAGCAGGCCGCGGTTGGCCATGACGCCCTTGTAGAAGCCCTCGTCGAAGTCGTTGGGGGAGACGTAGTCCATGGGCACCAGCGGGTCCCCGCCCTGCGGGCACTGCCGCGCCAGCTGCGCCACGTAGGCCGGGTCCATGGTCGGGTCCTGCCCCGCCGTGGTGCCCGACCGCGACAGCCGGCTGCTGAAGGAGCTGCAGTGCGAGGACCCGATGGTGTGCGCGCCGGAGAGGACGACCATGTCCCTCTGCGTCAGGCCCTTGGTGCCGAAGATCTGCGTCAGCTGCGCAACGTTGGCCGTCGGCGGCGGCAGGTTCCCGTTCGTGTCCGACGCGCGCGACACGGCGCcgtcccgccgccccgccgggaCCTGGTACGCGTTCCCGCCGGCCTGCACGGGTAGGGATGATTCGTGAGGAAGGACGCGACAATGGCGTGCGTGCTGCGCGTGACGTGGTTGGACCCATGCGATGCGATGCGAGCATCGAGTTCTTTCTGGCGTGCAAGCTGCACCCTGCGCCCTGCCCATGCGGCATCATTTGGTGGGGGCAATGTGCCTCAGAAAAGCCGGGGACAAGGGTCAGATAAGCTTTTTTTTACTGACTAATCCTGCGTGCTAGCCCAGCCTTGGATTCAGATTTCATATGATCATGTCTGGTTTAAAAAAAGTCAGGCCGACTAGCACTGAAGCAGGGCGACCACCACCGTCCCCTGACCGTCGTACCAAAGCGAGACGCAATTTAGTATCCAAAAAAATTGCAGCTTTGCAGTGTGCTCCTAAGTGCGAGGCGGTTAAATTAGTGGGTAAACTGAGCTCACCAGCGCGACGCTGTCCCTGGCGGCGAAGGCGAGAATGTCCGCGCAGGAGACGACGCCGGAGCAGGCCTGCTCGACGCGCGCCTTGATGCGGTCGATGACCTCGAAGCCCCGCAGGCTGGTGTTGGGCCCGGCGTCCTTCTCCGCCGTGTTGCCGCTGGTCGTGTCGATCAGCACCGACGCGTCGCACCCCTGCGAGCATGCGCAAAATCCGCGACCGTTAGTTCAGTTTCATCAGCGGAGTATCCACCGCCGCAGTGCTGCCTCGCTGCATCTGCAATCGAAAGAAAGATTGGTTGGAGGGCACTGACCCTGACGAAGCAATCGTGGAAGTGAAGGCGGagcaggccggcggcgaggcccgGGTTGGCGCCCACCGCCTTGCTCACCTCCTGCTGCACGATGATCTCCGCCGCCGGGCACGAGCTGTCGTAGAAGCCCACCCGCAGCTGCGCGCGGAGCCCCGTCGCCGTCAGcagcaccgccaccgccgccacctgcaAGTACAACAGCGCCACCCTCTGCACCGCCATGGCCGCTATCCCTATCTATCAAAGCAGCCACTCGTTCTCAGTTTCTCACTCACTCTTTATGGCACTAGCAGCTATCTGCGCTTTTATACTCGCGCTGAGGCTGGGAGCCGCAGGGAGGCGCACCAATCAGTGGCTATATGCTTCTTGGTTAAGGAAGGCAAAGGCACTCAGGCACCGAGCTGAGACTGAGAGCGAAGTGTGTGTAATCTAATCGAGTATATAACAGTGTGGAAGGAAGCCTAGAGGGTTTAGGGGGTCTCGAGCGGAGCAACAAGGGCACAGGGCCGGACGGCCCGGACCAACAGGCAACAGTAGAGTGTGCCATATGCCGGGCATGTGCGGAGGGCATAGGTTGGTAAGAGTGCAGAGCTGTGGTGCCCGCCAATTGGGGCCGGAGGCCGGGCTTTTCTTCCATGATTGGAGGGGATGGAAAATTGGAAAGGCGAGAGACAGCGAGATCTGCAGGGCTCCAATGTGTTTTACCCGCGGTACATGGAGCAGCGGACAGATGGACACTGTAAGCTCTGAATGCACGAGGTGTTTCGCAGGGACGCCATTTGTGATGAATTCGTGGTCGCATCTCGAGTTTTTCTCCGATGTGCTGCTATGACTGAAGACTGAAGTGTGACTTGTGTCCCgttagggtgcgtttggttgggGAGCGAAGTAGAACGGAGCCGTTCCATTCTACTTTTGCAGATGTTTGGTTACCAGACTTGTGGAGCGGAGCGGCTCCTGACAATAAACATTCCCGTTAGATGCCGAACGAGCCCGCTCCAAAAAATCGGGTGGACGGAGCCGCGCCGTTCCGGACTCGCTCCTGCCTCGCTCTCCCGTCTCTATGCACAGGTTCTACTTCACTTGACTTCTCAACCAAACACAGGATGGAGCCGCTCTGTTCCAGTTCACTCTGGAACCAAATAAAAAATAGAGCCGCTCCGTTCTAGTTTACCAAAATCTGGGATGGAGCCGCTCCGTTCCACTCCACTCCTCGACCAAACACTACCTTTACTGTTCGTGCGACCCCTAATCTGAATCTGAGCTGGTAATCTTCTTGTTCTAATCAAGTGAGGATTATCATCATTAATCTGAATCCGACGAGCTGGTACAGCTGATCTTATATCAGACGTGGAATGGTCCAATTAGCACCTTTCCTCTGTTTACAGTTTGCGATATGTTTGTTTTCTGAAATGGATCGAAGCATCGGATACTCCAGGAATAGCAAAGCCTCAGATTCCTGACAACTATTCTCCAGGCACTGTAGCTGCAAATGCCTCACAGCTTGAGAGAATCCGGGGAGGGTAGGGATCTCCAGAGCGTGCATGATTGACCCCTTGCCCTGGTTCATGAACGCtggcttgcttgctactaattCGAAATGATCTCCCTCATGACGCCCACAGCCAAAGCAAGATGCTGCCGCTCTCATTGCTCGAAATGGACAACGGGGCAGGAAAGGCAAGGTTTGGCTGGCAGTTTATTTCAAGAAAAAAAAGGTTTGGCTGGCAGGACGGCGATAAGTCAAGGAAGATTCCTCGCCACATTGCTGCCGAGCTGGAGCTTGTTGTTTTAACCGCTGGCGACGTCCGTgagttcagacttcagactAGCTCCGGAGTGATTTTCTTATACGAAAATCGTAAAGGTTTGTCTGCTGATGATGCAGAAAGATAGTGCAGTTATTGAGTCAAGTGGGAGTAAACTTCTGCTCAAGAACAGGAGCTGATCCAGGATTAACTGCTAAACTAGCTACTGGCACTGGGTGCCAGGGCTAGTGGCGTCTGAACTCAGTCTGAACAGGCTCACTGAAGCACTGAGATGCACCTGCAGCTGCACATGGAGATCGTGGTTGGTAGAGCTCAGGCCGTGACAAGATCCGCCGGTGCTGCGGACTCCTGTCGTCGTCTGGGTTTGACCCCTAGGTGAATGAAGGCAGGGGAATCAATCGTTGCGAGAAGATTGATCAGAGAGGGATCTGATCCATTGCAAATTTGCAATTTACAGGTCGTACTGCGTATATATAATATGTACTCCAGTTACCTACTCTTTGCAGTAGAAGAAACCAAGAAATGGCACCACTTGCGGCGCGGCGAATCCACTGTCAGATTCAGTCACACTCACACATACAGCTGCAGCAAGAGTGCAAGACCCGGAGATCCCTGGAGGCTCTGCCGGTCTGGTCCAAAAGCAGTGTGAACCGCGTCTGCTCGAATTATTGGCTGTCTAGCTAAGCTTGCAGCCTTGCTGTGTCCATGGTCCTGTAACCTTCTTGCAGCACAGCTAGGGCTGCCTTTGATCCATCGCCATCCCTCCCCTTTTTTCTTCTTTCGAACTGATTACCAATAGCCTTTCTTGTTTTTTTAATCTCTCCTTCCAGAACACCTCGCAACCTGGCATCGGCTTTGCACGCGGAGGCATCGAAAGCCTCCAGGTCGGGCCTGGCTTGTTGGATGGACGGACAGCCTGCTCGCGCGCTCGGCAAACCTCGCACATGGCAAAAGCGCCCAACGCGCGTACGGGTGATCTGGTCCGTCGGCCAAAGCGGCCGCCTGGCCAGGAGCAGCACCGGGTGTCGCTGGCTTTGGAAAACGACTAGGCCAGAGTGCCTCTTCTTGTTCACACGGTTAGTCGGTTACCCGCCGGCGTACGAGCCCGCCgaatccaccgccgccgcagccgccgaaCTGTATGTAAAGGGTGAGACAGGGAGAGCGAGCGTTCTTCGCGTGTgacgcggcggccgccggccggGGGTGGTGCCCGTGGCCGCACGTCGTCCATTTGAAGCGAACGGGCACTGCCTGGGTCCGCCCGTTCTTGCACCCTATGTGGGCCAGTTTTATTTGGGTACACAGCGGTTTAGGGCCATGGACATCTTCTGGCCCATATAGTTTGCAAGAGTCTTTGCGTCGAGGAATGACTCCATAACAATCGAGTAAAATTTGTGATAGCATCACTCAATTTCCAAACCAATAGGATGAAGCCACGTGGTATTGCCAGCTAAACAAAACTGAGTGACAAGAATACAAAAAATCAATCGATTTGCTAATCAAACATGCTAGAAAAAAACCGAGTGAAAACTAAAATTGCATCAACCGAATAAAATGTACATgaggcccatggccaaatagaTAAGCACACACGTCAAAGTTGCATGGCAGTGCGCGTCAGTTATGTTCAGGTCCCTTTGGTTCAGCCGTGAACCCCAGATTCACGTTCCAAAAATTAGATTCCCAACCAAAAGATTCCCTCGAACGAATCGATTCTCGTAAATCGACCGATTCCGGCTACCGTAAAGTGAAATCGGGGCGCACCCCAGATTTCACCGCTTCTCAGCGGTATTTACCCGCACTGCCATTCGTTATGCGATCGAATCGTTTTCTATCTTTTCCGTCTCCTCCCTGCCGCACGACACACAGGCCGGGACCAGCAGCGCCCGGCGTccgctgccccccccccctcgtCCGCGTACGCCCCCGTCTCCGACGACCCCGACCTCCgcgccggcctgccgccgccgcgacagACGACACGTTCGGCCTCGGCCGCGAGGCAGATCGGGAAGAGCGCGCCAGAGATCGCCCTGGGGTCGTCGGAGAAGAGGAGGTCGAAGGCGCCGGCCGAGAAGAGCAGGTGGTGCGGGTCCCCGCAGCGAACGAGAGGGGGGAACTCGACGAGGTCCACCCCAGCGACTTCCCGCACGCCCGTGGAGCGGAACGCGTGGACAGCGTGGCCGGCGCCAGCGGCGATGCAGAGGACGCGGGAGTAGGCACCGAGGAGGCCCAGACCACGGAGCGGGGGCAAGGCTGACGCGGACAGGACCGCGGTGCAGCATCTCCATCGCTGAGTCGCGCGGAACTTCGCGAGGTGGCAGTCTGGCGGGACCACGCGGCGGGAGGCGGAATCGCAGGAGGTGCGTGGGAAGGGGGCGAGCGAGAGGGTGAGCTCCAGGGAGTGCCGCACCGGAAAGAGGCAGAGCGTGGCAATGGCAGCCAGCGCGATGGAAACGCCCGTCGCTGGCCCGATTCGCGTGGAttcgcgccgccgcgcgcgtgggGAGGATGTGGCCTGGCACTGGGGGAGAAGCTTGCCATTTCTTGAGAACGTTCGGGAAAGCACGGGAAGCGACTacaaaaggaaaggaaaaaaagagaaagagagaggaaaaaaacgtaagaaagaagaaaggaaaaatgaaaagaaaaaaaggaaataaGATGAAAGTAATACAATGAGGATTTGTTTGTTTTTCCTTTGGATTTATAAATTATGTGAGATCCTTTTCTATTTTTATGAGCTATATGTGTCAAACATTAAGAAAAATGAATTTTTCCTTCTCAAAATGGTCATCTACGTATTCATCTGGTTAACTAGCATATAAACAATCCTGTTGGGCCTTAGGGGCATAGGTGACATTTGTTACAGAAATCCACAGCTGACAGCTGTTTCAGCCAAACAGCTtagaaagcgttcccaaacagctGTAAGCTCACAGCAACTTTCCCACAGCTCACAGTAGAAATCAGATTTTCAGAAATCCACGGCTGAACCAAACGTACGCTCGGTCGCTCATTTCAATGCGTCCTTTTCCGAGGATATCAAGGGTCACGCGTGCAGGTGGAATTCGATCCGCCGCAAAAGCGTTCCCCCGCGCGGCCCGCTCgattcttttgtttttttcatCGACCTAAAGTTTTCGGCCATCTAGCAGATACATCTTGTTTTTTTCATGTGATGATTTCATGTATTTCCTCAGATCTAACGGATATATTTTTTGTTCTAATGAAACAATTTATTCTAGTGGAATAATTTGTGCTTCCAATGGTAAGATTGGATCCAACTGAACAGATTCTAATATTTGTTCATTTATTCCAGTGGAACAATTTGTTCTAATGGTATGATCGGATCAACTGAACAGATTCTAATATTAGTTCAATGGAACAATTTGTTCCAATAGTCCGGCAAAACAGGAGGAGGAAGTCTTTCACGATTCGGAAAAGAGAAGCGTCCGTCAATCATGGGGAGCTTGGAGCCGGCGGCCCGAGAAGAGTTGAAGGAATAGCGGCCCACCAAAAATTAATGCCTGACGCGAACCCCCTTCTGCAACCAATCCGATGGCAGTAACGCGAGTTACTGTGAATGGGACCCCTCCTCCTCACTTATTTAATTACTAATGTTGGTATGCATATAGTACAAGGCCCACCAGCATTGTTGCACGGTTTAATAAATAATAAAGCATGACTAGCCATTAGTTGAGAGTCTGGAACTTGGATAAAGTACTTATTGTCTTGGCTACTAGATTTATTACTATGTGCACATATTGATTCTAGATCATGGTTAATGTGGTTTGTCCTTTGAGTCTACCTATAGCTAATATTTTGGGTTGAGTCCACCACCGATAGCTCCTTTCTAAAGATTTAGCAAAAAACAAACATTTTACTATTGAAAAAGGTGACTTGAGGAAAACCAAAGAATAAAGTGGACATAACAAGAACATTAAGATCTTGCTGTTGCATTTCACCTCATACACAACTTTATCTTAAAAAAATTAGAACGATATGAGCAAAGACGGCAAAAAAACCTAGAACACCCCTAAGGCTTTGACGGTCGTGTCACTACATTTTAGAAAGGGCATTCACGCACATAATTCAATAATAAAAAAAACTTTGGAAATAGAAAACATTGCAACTTCTTCCACTAATTTGCTCTGctaaaaaataattaaaaaaTTCCCCGATAAGGAAATTTGTATGTCGCCATGAAATTTGACAACTGACGTGCCATCTTAATGAACAATAGTGCTGCAAAGATAAGAGATAGAAGAAAATAAGAAAATGACACATACAAAACAAACATGCTAGTTTACATGACAACACACGGTCAAAAACAAGTACAAGACAAATTGAACTTTATGGGTTCATCTGAAAATAATATGACCAGGCTCCTTTGTCGCTTACAGATCAAATCAACCTGATTGATCTTACTTGAATAACCATGCACTAATGAAGTGTACCCACAACAACAATTGAAATACACGCTAACATTGTTAAAACAGGCTAAAATTTTCACGCCATAAACAAAATCAGCAGCTAGCTGCTAGCCACACATGCTCGGCCTTCCCGGTCACACGGCAGGTAGGAGCCCAGGAGGCTCTGTCTAGCAGCACTAGTTGGCGGGCCTGGCTCCAGAGCTAGCTCGCTTGCTGAGCCGGCATGGCAAGGCAGGCAAGCAGCCAACGTACAGAAATCGGAAATTACGCGAGTGCGAGTTAGGAATTTCGTTGCGTTAACTGTTAAGATGAGATTAAACTAAAATAGGGTTCGGCTCATAAAGCCCGAATTCCGTATTTTTTTAGACAATGTGTATCTTTAGATTATATAAGATTAATTAATTATAAGGTTGAACTATAATAGAGCTGCATTTCTTAAGGAAATCCACATACCATTGTTCACTAGCTCGTTTGTCAAGCGAGGTCTTTGTAGACACGTTCTTGGTTCTGAAAAGCATGATTGCACGGATGCAGAGGGTACACCCGAATTGTGAAATAAAAAAAGCTCAAGATTGTTACATGCCCAAAATGTCGGTATGATTCCGCTGACTACGGGAGACGGTGAAGTAAATGTCAAATGATCGAATATGTTCACCATGGTTATGTTTTGGATCGGAATGAATCGCCTAAATTAATTAAGGCTGCATTTGGAAGTAGGAATTGAAGGCCGGAATGTGAATTGGAATCGTACACGCCGCAATTCACGTGTTTGGACGGCTTCCGCATTGACAGCCGGAAACCTCCCTCCAATGCCGCGAAATATTGGGCCAGTGCGCGGGCGCCCGCCCACAATTCGGAGACCTCCCGCCCCGCATTGCTCGGCATCTTAATTCCTCCCACTCcccgcgtaccggttcgcgaccaaaaaaaaagaaaacgccGACGCCGCCCCCTCCGCGGCTTCCTCTGGCGGGCGTCAACAGGCGCTGGGTGGACGGCCACCTCGGGAgggcaccaccgccgccgccgtcccctccGCCGCAGGTACCTATCCTCCAGCCCTCCTCCAGCAAACCTCCGTCCTTTCCACTTCTTCTTGGTAGACCATCTCTCTCCCAATCTCCCCTATGTTTTCCGGATCGATTTTTGTGCATCCAGTTCAGATTGATCCATGGTGCCTTCCTTCCCCTTGGATGTTTGCTTAGTCTCTCATCCCTGCAGATCCATGTCGCCTCCCCATTGCCCCCTTCCTCATCTCTGGCACTCATTTGCAGCAGACATGAAACCCTAAAACTTTGTTTTCTTTGAAATTTCAGATTAATTCAGCGTTGGGTTGCTGGTCTAGATGATTGAAGGTATGAGATGCCTAATTGTTGTGTTTTTGTTGTATGTCATAACGTTTATGAACAGTGTGTGTGCATTGTAGCTATAATATATCAGATCTCGAGTTGATTTTTTATATAACTGAAGAAAatgaaagaagaaagaagagaaggatTGTGTTGACAAAACTATACTTTGAGTCAGTGGTTCTTGGGCTTGCATAT from Panicum hallii strain FIL2 chromosome 9, PHallii_v3.1, whole genome shotgun sequence includes:
- the LOC112875560 gene encoding uncharacterized protein LOC112875560 isoform X2, translated to MLAGVRRVGADRHDQRQHGGEGRRAQHQPAGLRGHRPHQGARRAGLLRRRLLRGHSRLRRQGQRRAGRRERVPGPGGAAGRRRVARVGHEREPAAADGQRCAADADLRHQGPDAEGHGRPLRRAHHRVLALQLLQQPAVAVGHHGGAGPDHGPGLRGAAGAAVPAGRGPAGAHGLRLPQRLRRGLLQGRHGQPRPALLGPGAAQRQEHRRAGRHLRQRRGHVPERLRRRHGEDGLRRRAHRQQRQDQGQLQGRLTGRFGP
- the LOC112875560 gene encoding peroxidase 5-like isoform X1 — its product is MAVQRVALLYLQVAAVAVLLTATGLRAQLRVGFYDSSCPAAEIIVQQEVSKAVGANPGLAAGLLRLHFHDCFVRGCDASVLIDTTSGNTAEKDAGPNTSLRGFEVIDRIKARVEQACSGVVSCADILAFAARDSVALAGGNAYQVPAGRRDGAVSRASDTNGNLPPPTANVAQLTQIFGTKGLTQRDMVVLSGAHTIGSSHCSSFSSRLSRSGTTAGQDPTMDPAYVAQLARQCPQGGDPLVPMDYVSPNDFDEGFYKGVMANRGLLSSDQALLSDRNTAVQVVTYANDAATFQSDFAAAMVKMGSVGVLTGSSGKIRANCRVA
- the LOC112873187 gene encoding uncharacterized protein LOC112873187, translating into MPSNAGREVSELWAGARALAQYFAALEGGFRLSMRKPSKHSLPVLSRTFSRNGKLLPQCQATSSPRARRRESTRIGPATGVSIALAAIATLCLFPVRHSLELTLSLAPFPRTSCDSASRRVVPPDCHLAKFRATQRWRCCTAVLSASALPPLRGLGLLGAYSRVLCIAAGAGHAVHAFRSTGVREVAGVDLVEFPPLVRCGDPHHLLFSAGAFDLLFSDDPRAISGALFPICLAAEAERVVCRGGGRPARRSGSSETGAGFAAPQVVPFLGFFYCKE